The nucleotide window CGATCGCCTGCCTGATGGCCATAGTGGTCATTGTATGATTTAAAGTAGTCAACATCGCAGAAAATTAAGGTTAAGGGTTGTTTTTCCCTTGCCATGCGCCACCATTCTTGAGCGATCGCTTGATCAAATTGGCGACGATTCGCTATTTGCGTTAAACTATCAACGCAACTGAGGTTTTGCAGTCTTCTATTGACTTCTTGTAATGCAACTTCTGCTTTCAGGCGATCGCTAATTTCTCTATGTAATTCTAATTCTACAACGTCTGAATGTTCATTAGTCGTCTCTAATAAAATTTCTAAATCGGTCTTTTCCTGCTTTAACTCTTCTAACTCTTGCTTAAGTCTTTCAATATGAATTAGTAACTGCTCCCGAGAGAATTGCTCTTCTAAGTTACGTTGAAATTTTGTTTTTTTATGATGGTTTCGAACCAACAACTCAGACTCCATGAATGCCTCTAGCCCCTGGCATTCTAAAGCTTTGGAAAATAAAAAGCCTTGACCATAAGTACACTTTAAAACTTTTAATTGAGCATATTGATGTGTGGTCTCTATTCCTTCTGCAACTACTTCCATATCCAAGTTTAATGCCAAATTTACAATTGCTTTAACAATCTCCAGCTTTTGTCTACTTTCATTCATCTTTTGAATAAAAGATCTATCCAGTTTTAAAGTATTGATTGGAAAATTATATAAATAGCTCAAGGATGAATATCCTGTACCAAAGTCATCCATAGAAAACTGAATATTTAATGCTTTTAGCTCCTCAATAACATTGACTGCAGTGTTAATATTTCTGATTAAACTACTTTCAGTAATTTCGAGCTTTAAGCAACATGGCTCTAGTTGTGTCTCCTGCAAAACTTGTTTTACCTGATCGAGAAGATCAGTCTTTAGGAGTTGTTTGCCAGAAATGTTGACACTAATTGTTTCTAAAGAAGCGTTAGGAAACTTTAATTGCCAAGCCCGCATTTGATAACAAGCTTCTCTTAGTACCCAATAGCCCAAAGATATAATTAGTCCTGTATCTTCTGCTAGAGAGATAAATTCAGAAGGATATATTAGCCCGCGCTGTGGATGTTGCCAGCGTATAAGTGCCTCAAATCCGACAATTTGTCTAGTTTCTAGTAAGACAATTGGTTGGTAGTATAATCGAAACTCCCGGCGCTCAATTGCCCGCCGTAAATCGTTTTCTAGCTTCAATACCTCTACTGTGCCGTCGTGCATAGCTAGGTTAAATATTTGGTAAGACGATCTACTGAGTTTCTTGGCATAATGCATAGCTATGTCAGCATCTCGTAACATCTCCTCTGGTTGCTGATAGTCTTCTTTACTCATAGCAATGCCAATACATACATTCACAAAAACTTCACGCCCTTTTATATAAAAAGGTAAAACAAGTTCTTTATAAATGCGATCGGCAATTTGTTGTATATGGCTAACATCTTTAATATTGTCGAGTAAAATCGCAAACTCTCCGCTTCCAAGATGAACAACTATATCTTTGTGGCGCGTGTAAGTTTCTAATCTGCGAGCAAGTGCAATAATAAGTTGATCTTCTATTCCATAAGCTAGATTGCTATCAACTACTTGGAATTGTTCTAAATCTAGTAACAAAATAGCAAAAATATAATTGATATTTTGTTTGGTAAAATTAGTTTTCTGAGCTATTTTTCTTAATAAGTACTTACGGTCTGGCAACATTGTCAACTGATCGGATAACTCTTCATTTGATATTTTATGCACTTGCTTAATTTGACTAATACTTGAGAGTTTTATCCTAGTCAAGAAGTTTATGTTGTTAATAGAAAGAGTGCTGATAACTCTTGCCCAGATTTTATTGAGTTTTTTATATTGGTAAACTAAAATATCTACTACATTATTATTTCTTTTAAATAAGCTAATAACTGGTAAGTTAAAATTGAAAAGTGGTTGAGGAGTTAAAAACAAGAAAAATGGCTCTTGCAACCACTGCTTATAATTCATATTGACATGGCAATTCCCAATATTTAATTTGCTAATGCTACGAAATATGGGTTGTTCATTTTTTTGTGTACTTAGAATTGTCTTTATACCGTTTGAAGCTTTTTCCAATTTTAGTTGGTTAGCTTTCTCGATAATTTCAATCATAAAATTACACCATAAACTCAGAACGCATTTCGCAGTAACCAATTTATAGCAAGGTTAAATTATTGATGAAAACCGTGAAAATATTGTCAGTGTTGGATTTTAGAAAAAAGCTTTTTTCTTTAGAGATATACTGAAAATTGTTGAAGTTTGATAAAAATACGGAGAAAGTGAGTTTAGAGTTGAGTTGAGTAATTGCTATATACTCAGTTAAGCTGACGCACTGGCTTTTAACTTAAAAAACCTTTATGGTGAAATTTATAGCTTTTATATAGTTCTGTTGAAGACTTGTGCAAGAAGATTTTCGGTTAATAGTTGATTTGGTGTTAGTTCTCGCGGTTGCAGCTGGTGGTGGGCTATTAGCTGCACTGTTGCGCCAACCAGTTCTCCTTGGTTATTTGCTTGGTGGTATGGTGGTTGGTCCTGCTGGACTAGGATTAATCAAGGAATTAATTCAAGTAGAAACGCTGGCGCAGTTTGGTGTTGCCTTTTTATTGTTTGCTTTGGGCGTTGAATTTTCTTTTGCAGAACTCAAAAAAGTCCAGGCGATCAGTTTAGGTGGTGGAGGCTTGCAAATTGCCCTCACTATTTTAGTAACAGCACTCGTATCGTTATTAGTAGGTTGGGTAAATTCTCCAGCACAAGGCGTATTCTTAGGTGCAATTTTATCTTTGTCTTCTACAGCAGTTGTACTCAAATGCTTGATGGAACGCAATGAAACCGAAACTTCACACGGGCAAGTGATGCTGGGAATTTTGGTAGTTCAAGACTTAGCATTAGGGTTAATGCTTGCGGTGTTACCTGCGTTGGATCAACCGGCTGAAACAATTGGTATGGCAGTGTTGACGGCTTTGTTACGCATTGGATTATTTGCTGCAGGAGCTATAGCCGCGGGAATTTGGTTGATTCCACCTTTGTTGAAACTTTTGGCACGTACCGAAAGCCGCGAGTTGTTTTTACTTGGTGTTGTAGCTTTGTGTTTGGGTATTGCACTACTAACTGAACACTTGGGTTTATCGATTGAAATGGGGGCGTTTGTTGCTGGATTGATGATTTCGGAGGTAGAGTACGCCGATCAAACGTTGACTTATGTAGAACCGCTGCGAGATATCTTTGCGACATTATTTTTTGTAGCAATTGGCATGTTGATTGATCCTGTGTTTTTGTGGCAAAACCTAGAGTTGATTTTGGGGTTAGTAGCGCTGGTTTGGGTTGGTAAATTTTTGATTGTGACTCCATTAGTTAAAGCTTTTGGTTATTCAATAAAAACCGCGTTGCTGGCTGGTTTAGGTTTGGCTCAAATTGGGGAATTTTCATTTGTGTTAGCGAGTGAAGGGCAATCACTAGGGCTAGTTTCCCGCAGGGTATATTTACTAATTTTGGGAACAACTGCAGTCACGCTGGTTCTAACACCGTTTGTATTGCGGCTAGTTCCTTTATTTTTTAATTGGGCAGAATCGTTACCTTGGCTTAAGCCTTATTTGGACGCGGCTGATGTACCAAAAGAGGTTTCTCCAGAATTACCGATACAGGATCATTTGGTTGTTTGTGGTTATGGACAAATGGGACGTAACTTAGTTCGCTTAATGCAAGAACGCGGACTTTCTGTAGTAGTAGTAGATCAGTCGGAAAGTAAAATTCAACAGTTGCGTGAAGCTGGAGTGCCTTACGTGTATGGTAATGCCAGTAGTTTGCGAGTGTTAGAAACTGCTGGGGTGGATCGCGCGCGATCGCTAGCAATTGCTTTACGAGATCCGATGAGTACACGTTTGTGTCTTAAACGTGCGTTGGAACTATCTCCTGAACTTGATACGGTAGTCTGTGCCAATAAAAATCAAGATATTGAACTACTGTATCAACTGGGCGCAAGAGAAGTTGTACAACCTGAATTTGAAGCAAGTATCGAACTTTCCACACATTTATTAGCGCAAGTCGGCTTGGCGCTACCAGTAATTCAACAAGAAATGCAGCAAATCCGATCGCATCATTATCTCGAATTGCGCCCTGAGCGATCGCCTGCACAAGTTTCGCGGGAGTTGCAGTTAGCAGCTAAAGATATGAATAGTCGCTGGTATCGCTTACCTAAGACATCTCCGCTTGCTGGTATGACGTTAGAAGAAGTAAATTTACGATATCTTACTGGTGTCAGTTTGATTGCAATTCGTCGGGCGAAAGGTGAAGAAGTTGATTATCCTGATGCTACAACCGTTTTACAGACAGGCGATCGCTTATTACTCGTTGGAACTGCTGAGGAACTCGCGGCGTTTGATGAATTGGCTAAAGGTGAAGTGGCAATTCATGATGAAAATATGTTGTGTCACTGGATTATGCTTGGAGTTAATAGCCCAGTGATTAATCAAACTTTGGCACAGTTAGATGTTTTCACTCGTTGTAGCGTGCAGGTACAAGCAATTCGACGCGATGGTAAATTCTTTTGGTTTCCTGATGTGAATATGAGCTTGCAAGCAGGCGATTTACTGTTATTATGCGGAGCTTACCCAGCTTTGAATCAACTTCAGGATTGGCTATCAACGCAAGGTGTACAGGGTGTTTTTCCTATATTGTCGTAAGTGTTTCTACTTGAACATTGCGGGTGGGTAATTGGTAATTAACTGGACTTGATATAGTTAGGATTTATGAATTAGGCTGACAGTATTAATAAATTTCTGTAAAACTGGAGAAGAGTCTTGTTTTCGCCAGGCTAAAGCAATTTCAATTTCTGGCGTCGGTTCTTGGAGCATTTTGTAAACAACACCTGATCTTTGTAAATTTTGGAGTGAAGCGGGTACAAGGGCTATACCTATACCTCCAGCTACTAAGCTAATTGTTGTTTGCAGTTGTGTCGCTTCTTGGAGAACATTTGGTATGAAATTTGTCTGTTGAAAAAAGCGGAGAATTTGGTTGTATAATCCTCCTCCCAAGTGATGTGGAGGCATAATAAATGGTTCTTGAGTGAGTGCTTTGATAGATACTTCTGGTAGTACTGCTAGGGGGTGAGTTGCTGCGATCGCTAAAATAAGGCTTTCTTGTAAAACAGTTATAGTACTGAGGGCTTCACTTTCAATTGGTAAATAAAGAATTCCGACATCAATTTGGTTGTGGTGCAGGCGATCGCATTGTTGGCGGGTTGTTAATTCTTGCAAATCTAACTCTACATCTGGGCATTGCTCGCGAAAGACACGTAAAATTTTTGGCAATATACTATATGTCGCTGAGCTATTAAAACCAATTACCAATCGACCAATTTCACCACGACTGGCTTTTTGGACTGCAATCACTGCTTGATCGACTTGTTGTAGTGCTAGCCGCGACTTTTCTAAAAACACTTTTCCTGGTGTTGTTAATTCTACTCTGCGCTTGGTTCGCTCAAAAAGTTTGACTCCTAACTCTATTTCTAAATCTCGGATTTGCTGACTTAATGGTGGTTGGGCAATATGCAATCGTTCTGCTGCACGGCTAAAATTTAGTTCTTCTGCAACTGTAATGAAGTAACGCAGGTGTCGCAGTTCCATTTGGGTAATGGGTAATGGGTGTTTGATTTATATATTTTGAGTATAAATAAACTGCTAAAAATATATTGGACATCTAGTAATTGCTTCTCTACAGTGAGTAGTAGGCGTACTCAGGAAGCTGAAAATGGATGAAATTGATATAAAAATTCGCTTGGCAACAATTGAAGATCTAGAGTTAATTCTTGGGTTTATTTCACAAAAAGCAAAATTTGACAGGTATCCCCATTCTCTAGAAATCACGATTGATAAGTTAAGGCAAACTTTATTCGCTCAACCTCCACTTGCACAAGTGTTGTTAGCCCAAGTCGATGATGTTGCAGTTGGATTTGCGCTATTTTCCTATGCTTACTCCAGTTTTTTAGCACAGCTGACGCTTTGGGTAGGCGATTTGTATGTACAGCCACTGATGCGCGGTAAGGGAATTGGTACAGCGTTGTTGCAACGTTTGGCGCAAATCGCACAAGAGGCAAATTGTGGCAGGTTAGAATGGACTGTTGCGGATGGCAATACCCGTGCGATCGCTTTTTATCAAAAACACGGTACGCAAGTTTTAAATGTCCGGCTGTGTCGAATCGAGCGATCTACAATTTTGCAACTAGCAGGTAAACGGACAGACAAAAGATTTACTGCTTTTTACAAGTAATATCAAATCCAGTTGATTAGTGATGATAAAAATGGTGAGTAAAGTGACTAATGACTAGTAACTAACCACTAATAACAGCGTAACAATACCGATATTCTGGTTATCTAAGCGGAGATGATATAAATAAGTAA belongs to Gloeocapsopsis sp. IPPAS B-1203 and includes:
- a CDS encoding diguanylate cyclase, yielding MHKISNEELSDQLTMLPDRKYLLRKIAQKTNFTKQNINYIFAILLLDLEQFQVVDSNLAYGIEDQLIIALARRLETYTRHKDIVVHLGSGEFAILLDNIKDVSHIQQIADRIYKELVLPFYIKGREVFVNVCIGIAMSKEDYQQPEEMLRDADIAMHYAKKLSRSSYQIFNLAMHDGTVEVLKLENDLRRAIERREFRLYYQPIVLLETRQIVGFEALIRWQHPQRGLIYPSEFISLAEDTGLIISLGYWVLREACYQMRAWQLKFPNASLETISVNISGKQLLKTDLLDQVKQVLQETQLEPCCLKLEITESSLIRNINTAVNVIEELKALNIQFSMDDFGTGYSSLSYLYNFPINTLKLDRSFIQKMNESRQKLEIVKAIVNLALNLDMEVVAEGIETTHQYAQLKVLKCTYGQGFLFSKALECQGLEAFMESELLVRNHHKKTKFQRNLEEQFSREQLLIHIERLKQELEELKQEKTDLEILLETTNEHSDVVELELHREISDRLKAEVALQEVNRRLQNLSCVDSLTQIANRRQFDQAIAQEWWRMAREKQPLTLIFCDVDYFKSYNDHYGHQAGDRCLKQVAQIISATLERPGDLVARYGGEEFAVILPNTEAEGAIKVAQKIQMQLRNSQLVHAGSVISDYVTMSLGIASTIPTSDSEPVALMAKADKALYQAKTQGRDRFVLADVTY
- a CDS encoding cation:proton antiporter, whose translation is MQEDFRLIVDLVLVLAVAAGGGLLAALLRQPVLLGYLLGGMVVGPAGLGLIKELIQVETLAQFGVAFLLFALGVEFSFAELKKVQAISLGGGGLQIALTILVTALVSLLVGWVNSPAQGVFLGAILSLSSTAVVLKCLMERNETETSHGQVMLGILVVQDLALGLMLAVLPALDQPAETIGMAVLTALLRIGLFAAGAIAAGIWLIPPLLKLLARTESRELFLLGVVALCLGIALLTEHLGLSIEMGAFVAGLMISEVEYADQTLTYVEPLRDIFATLFFVAIGMLIDPVFLWQNLELILGLVALVWVGKFLIVTPLVKAFGYSIKTALLAGLGLAQIGEFSFVLASEGQSLGLVSRRVYLLILGTTAVTLVLTPFVLRLVPLFFNWAESLPWLKPYLDAADVPKEVSPELPIQDHLVVCGYGQMGRNLVRLMQERGLSVVVVDQSESKIQQLREAGVPYVYGNASSLRVLETAGVDRARSLAIALRDPMSTRLCLKRALELSPELDTVVCANKNQDIELLYQLGAREVVQPEFEASIELSTHLLAQVGLALPVIQQEMQQIRSHHYLELRPERSPAQVSRELQLAAKDMNSRWYRLPKTSPLAGMTLEEVNLRYLTGVSLIAIRRAKGEEVDYPDATTVLQTGDRLLLVGTAEELAAFDELAKGEVAIHDENMLCHWIMLGVNSPVINQTLAQLDVFTRCSVQVQAIRRDGKFFWFPDVNMSLQAGDLLLLCGAYPALNQLQDWLSTQGVQGVFPILS
- a CDS encoding GNAT family N-acetyltransferase — translated: MDEIDIKIRLATIEDLELILGFISQKAKFDRYPHSLEITIDKLRQTLFAQPPLAQVLLAQVDDVAVGFALFSYAYSSFLAQLTLWVGDLYVQPLMRGKGIGTALLQRLAQIAQEANCGRLEWTVADGNTRAIAFYQKHGTQVLNVRLCRIERSTILQLAGKRTDKRFTAFYK
- a CDS encoding LysR substrate-binding domain-containing protein, translated to MELRHLRYFITVAEELNFSRAAERLHIAQPPLSQQIRDLEIELGVKLFERTKRRVELTTPGKVFLEKSRLALQQVDQAVIAVQKASRGEIGRLVIGFNSSATYSILPKILRVFREQCPDVELDLQELTTRQQCDRLHHNQIDVGILYLPIESEALSTITVLQESLILAIAATHPLAVLPEVSIKALTQEPFIMPPHHLGGGLYNQILRFFQQTNFIPNVLQEATQLQTTISLVAGGIGIALVPASLQNLQRSGVVYKMLQEPTPEIEIALAWRKQDSSPVLQKFINTVSLIHKS